The DNA sequence atTTCTAACACTAGAAGAAGCAAAGGAAtccttcagggaatatgaagctctccatccagagcaaaccctaaaaagagcagataaagctccaattcaaacccagagaacagggataataagaaacattcctacaagggctgaaatcaaggaaaagaaaagggtctgtagatcaaatctcagagaaacccttaacatagtcctaaattggactaaagaaaaaagggcaattttgggatattatcctattgccaaagaacagctaacaaagctggttatatttccagatgcttccccatcggacacctatcagttttttcagtatggattaattgatacaattttaatttttaatgatctaaaaattattagtgagtttcctgcaggatttgttgatgcagtaaagagatttaaaaatatgattgacaatgtaaatccaagggatatatccctaaaatttacaaacaatcaacctatttttaatgaagaagaagaatgcttggttccagcacacCAAGTAATATTCATGTCCATCTTTCCAGAAAATTTTCAACTAATTGATCAGATTCAAGACTTAACGATttacagtcatgaaggaagactagccagcacactagcaagggtcttcgaaagaactcaaaagataacaagggaatctcacacaagaatcaattataaaagcagaaatactctacttgtgtccagtaaaagaaataaaattaaagaaagagagatgagactcttggTAGAGTTTGAATCTGCATTCTACAATCTATCCGGACTCTTAGAAAAACTCCCTGAAGGGATAaaaaggaatctctgctatttgataaaaaacagagaagaccacaagtgccagctgTGTGTCTCAGAaatatctgaagaaagcaataatgaaatgggatccacccacatgataaaagaagaagacagcTCATCCACCCACATAAAAGAAGAGGACAGCgcatctgaagcatctctcgacattattgcataatgacgtaagcgcttaggtcatagagcaccaacaatgtagctggtgcaaaataataaacaatgacgtaagcaatgacgtcataagaagggtaaggatgagAATTGTCCATCaaacccaaccattataaatagattgcttaggcaattgtagaaggcatcagacaatagaaagcaagaggctaagagtactcatatgctaggagagcaaggaggaagctgccaaggcgattctatagtctgaagaagaattcccttaggaaaaaccaattctaaactcccctctggagttagtatctacaatctcccctctAGAGAcaaaaacatcttatgtaaaatattctaaataaaggaagtttttctccagaaaggtacgcctttatcctaatctcttagttatgaattatttagaaagtttagaattaacggaagaatctgattattatagattatctgccttattagataatgaaaaacaggctgttctaaaaacagaattaaatctcaaatcaaatgaaaattttaataaacaaaatcttttaaaagaagtttttaatagaaaaaatataatatactatggaaaaattcaacttgaagcacctataaagataaaatccgccaatggagaacttgaaatagctttgataaatgatgaagaattgagtaaacagattgaaaaaattaaggatcaacaaaaaagatctaaaattggatggatccatattagtactatacaagtcttaatcaaatctacatacatgaaaggaattaattcaccaataagcttagcaatctacgataaaagaattactgatgacccaatagatcaaataattggaattgttcatggaaacttgacaaacgtaaatgttaaattcaatgcccataTTGGATACGttatacctttatcaactgaaaatcttggaagatctataagcttagcttataaatttcacagaaagaatctaatggaacaagatgatgaaccattttcaattacatatgcaataaattatgctttaacaaatagccatcatagtataatatttaaaaacagagaaagaatttatgttgatgaattatttcagaaaatcgTAAAAACataaataccaaaatataaagctattgaaaactcagttctattattaaaagaaccatcagaAAAATaagtttcatcgaattttcaaataagagaatctaaaattaatagccctttaagtttatctaagttaaagattaaagaagaaaattctgaaataaaagaattaacaaaaaaggtcgaaaaattaaatgaaaccctaaacactaagttatgacaataaataaagaaaaaatatatgtaacctatcaagacaagaaacaagagctctttgaaagagaaaatcggttgaattatttacagttttctgaaataaatcaaagagcatttgaagctctaaaagtaatctatgacaaattgaaaggagaagttgaagagttagaaaaattaatagaatctctagaaaatagtgatgaatcaatgatagaatttgcaaaaattctaagataaataatgaagtatacaaagattgaaagaccagaaaacaaaataaaaagaaaaagggcgaaaaaattaaaaagtaaaataaaggagtataaaagggaGTTAAATAACCTTCAGTTCGAAATTAatgaccttataataaaaaggatagaaataagaacaaatataaacaagttggagctaaacttaaaaaatttataaatgcctgtaaaaccatattatgacttaaaagaattaaagctgttgaaagaaaaaatggagaataaagttgaaaaattaaaaagatatttagaaacaacagaaagtgtagaaataaaagaagtttttgaggatttgaaaaattatattaaagaaaaagacaaacagataaaagattttatatacaataatccatgcaaaaaagaatattataaactaaaacaagattgaaaaaactataaaaatgaaatcagaattagtaatagtagaaatggtcaatacttttgattataaaattgcaaattataaagtaccaccaaccaaatctatacaaattataaacttattcgaagcaaaatatgaagagttaatagaaattttgaaaaagaaattacattttaaaattaaaatatgaagagttaatagaaattttgaaaaagaaattacattttaaaattggtatcagagtcaagttaacgattaagggtaacacttttagtgatacacttttaaatcaataaacaaccaaataaaaataaaaatctgtaAATCTGTACCAAAACACATCTGTACACTAGATGGACCCTTCATTTAATGAATGTGAATCTATTTGGTAATTTTTCAGTGTTTTTCAACaaaatttgattatattattgtaaaaattttaattattctattgatataatttaactattttagtagcaaattattttataaaaagatataaaaaataatctatatTATTAATGATATTTTGTATTTACATAGCATACTAGCATTTTTGAGACTGGAATTTAGTATTAAATTTGGTAGTTAGAGactgaaattaaaattttatttttggaacaCAAAATTTTAGTCTCTTCAGTATCTCCGGAAAGTAAAAGCACAGGAGATTAAAATTTCTGGAGGCGaaaactgaaactttaataacattttattcctaaaatacactcattcaaaattttatattctaaattTATCATTCACCTCCAATCCCACCTCACGTCTCACTCCATCACCATACTCTGCCACCGACGACAACAGTGACACAAAATTCAGATTCAACCACAACAACAATACCAATTTCATAACAATATACCAAATTCTACcaccaacaacaataataccAAAAACCACAAGAATctcataaatatatatatatatatatatatatatatatatatatcaaaattagaTTCAACAATCATAACGcgagaattttaaaattagaatagaaaagagaagaataaAAATGGCACGACAAACACAGTAAAAAACAGAAGTGGCACGACGAACTCAAACACGACAAAACAACCCGAACAGAGGCAGCACGACACAGCACGGTATCGAAACTCGAACATGACGACACTCGACTGACACGATGTCGTTATTGGACTGTAACTCGAACATATGACAAAGATTCTCGACAGAGAAAGGTGGCTAGAGTTGAAtagaattttcttttaatttttttatttagcgataatattttaataattctatttatttaagtctttatttttatcttaaatcaAATAAGATACTCAAACATATCTCAAGTTTATACACTTTATATcaaatataatacaaaaatttaatttagtctCTATTTCTCAATCTCTATCTCTTAATTTATATCTCTCCTCCAAACACTATCTAATTAATGTCAAAAACCTTTTTGCATGTTGATATGATGTGTGTATTTTGAGGAACCAGGAAGACTAGTGACTTTGTCTAGCTGACTAGCTGAGACAAGGAGGGTTCAAGTTTGTGTCAGAACTCAGATAGCACTTAACCGTGAGAAACAAGGGGCTCGAATATGATAGTGGGCCCGTTCCATAATTTTGCTTTAAACATTCTGCATAATGGCCCATCCATTGTTTTTTCTCACATTAATACTCATCCTTTTGGTCCATATATTTATGTCTTCAACAGAAATTTGTACCAGTTCATGTTTAAATTAGTTCTTAAAAGGTTACTAATGACTTAATTTGGTTTCTCAAAGATTCAATACTCCAATTTTGCTTTTAAAAAATGTCACTATAATTTAAGTTGATCTTTTTGTTAACTTTCTACTAATATCATgtaacatatttaaaaaattgacaTGTGACAGATTTTACTTCACACATCAGCAATAATCAATGACATATcagaaaaagaattaacaaaagaaCCAACTTGACTTGCATTAATATTTTTCAGGACAAAATCAGAACATTGAATATTTAAGGAACCAAATTTACTTATGTTTGATTTTTCAAAGACCTAACATCAAGACAAATTTTATATAGACTATGGAGGAGAAGTAAAATGTTTTCTTCTGTGAAAAAGAACAAAAACTCTCTTGATCCAATTATAGTAATAACAAGGGCGGCAAGGACTTCAAAAGTCAAATGGCCAATGATGAAATTTGGAAGTGAGCTTATTGAAGGGTTGAAATTTCTTCCATCTTTGGAAAGGGGTAAATGGGGTTCCCCGTTCTACTTTTCCAACAGTGACTAACCTTTTCCAAGTGCCTGCTTTAAATACACTAATTcaacaaataaataaactcTTCCCTTAAGTAATGaagagaggaaaagaaaaaagaaaaaaaaaggaaaactaGTACCCACCAAATTTCAATCATATGATTTGATAGAAGTTCCGAAATGAATTGGTGCACTACAACTATATGAATATGACAGAAGCAAGTGGCTACCGGTTCATCAATTTCCATTTGATGCCTTAATAAATGTCCTCGTTAAGAGATATAGGTGCGTCCAAGGGCCTCTAACTCATTACTTCCACGTCACTGACAACACAAAGTAATGAAAATTTCCAGGGTGTTTATGACTTTTCCAAAGCTGATAACAATAAATGGTTGAACAAGCAATGTTTATGGCCTATGATGTATGATGTGAGACGTGTGAGATGTTTGTTTCGGTAGAAATACCACTAGAGTTTCTCTCTTGTGCTCATGTTTCAAGCATTACTGTGTCTGTTACTAAAGAGCCAAATCCAGTTACTCTGCTAGCACATTTAGAGTTTTAGAGGGAGATAAAATGAATGGAAAAGGGACTTCACTTAATACTTCAAATCCTTCTCTTCCCTTCCATAATGAAATCTGGTTATTAGTATAGAAAAACCAACACACCTTGAGCCTTACTCCATGCATGTATGATGATGCAACACCAACAAAATTTGCCCTTTCATTCCAAAAGCACCAAGGCGCCTTGGTACAATCCTCAGTCTCTCACAAAACCCAAACATAAAGCAAGGAAGTTTCTGATGTTGCTATCAGAGCAACCTTCAACAAAAGCAAAGAGAATTAGCTTAAGCCATGTTGATCAACAGGGTGCCAACCCTGTTTGAAATATGGTAATGGATTGTCACATTTAATGGATGCATTAGCAACATCTTTAAGGAAATGGGCAAGAATAATGGTTCTGGTACAAGCATAATTATAATAGTAATCAAGCTTAGGGAAAAAACATCGTTTACATGTCACAATTACAACAGATACAACACGGGAAAAAATAACAGGGAATCAATCAGTCATTTTTGTCTCGTTTCTTCAGAGattttaatttatatcaatCAACACTACAAGCTAAACACTGCTACTCTaatttatgaaaataaaatactatTACAACATCCACCAATGATGGTGGTAACTAATTCAAATGGTACAAATGACAAGAGCAACCATATTTAAGTGACTATGATCCACATCAAAGCTTGTGAAGATGATAAATACTACCTTCGACAGTGCTTCGGTGGAAACTCCGGGCTATAAAATATCAGCTGTTAGTCGATATGGTGGTATATTGTCCATCTCTGTGTTGTTCTTTCTACAAACATATATATAGTGAGAATCTGGGTCTTCCAGAATGAAATCTGGAGGAAGTAAGCCCTTTTCGGTCAGAGGGATGGGATCTAAATATGATTTTCTTGATGAACTAGTACTCTCAGGCTTTTGAAATCCTGGTCTGGCTGCAGGGATATATAAAATGTGTGCATAAGAAGAGCACTAAACCAAATCTCCACAACTATGGTCTATAGGCATTTGGCAATAAGAATTCTTATGTAAATATGCTTCATATATAATTCATCAACGACAGAACATTTCACAGAAGAACCATCCTAATTATTTTAAGAGCAAAAAATTGATATACTAATATACTGTATATCTCTTGAATACCCCTAAAATTTCATCTAATTTCCAAATTCTATTATCACTTCGGTAAAACATTGCCTAAAACTTCTCAGTTATCAATTTTTCTTCCATATTCTATACATTTAGCCACTAAATGTTCTTATATGGATTATACAGTTAACACACCAGCAACAGAAGCATAATATTGACTCTCACACATCGTACAAAACAGGAGGCAGTAAATAatcataatatataatagtgataaaagagaaggaaaaataGTGCTGGATAGTGGATACCATGTTTTGGAGATGTCAAGAAAGAAATATTATTACCAAATATTGATATATTCTATCTTGCAAAGAAAGCAGTTAATTTTCAACCATCTTGATATATTATCCAGATAAGGATAGAAACAAAAGATACTTAGTCTACACTTTAAGATACATAATGCAATAGCAACTTAGCAAGAACAAACATACTTGAAGAGGAAAGTGACAGGCTAGTAGGTTTTAATGTTATCCATATTTAAGAGTAAAGAAAAAAGCTAATAGGGTGAAATCGGATGAAATCTTACGGATATTGTACAATGAAATTTTCCAATTGTATACAGGTCTGTTTATATGAGGCATCCTTACTGTTGGATCACCATATGTTATCTGAAAATGGCAATTCAGCTATTAATTAGATCCTCTAAATTCCTAGAATAATTGACATGACACTAATAAAAAACAAGTCCTATCTGTGTAAATAAAATTACCAACATATAAGTCCCTCCAGGTTTTAAAACCCTGCAAAGAACAAAATAGCCATTACCAGTGAGAATTACAAAATGAAGCATGCCCATGAAATTAAATACTTCAGCACAAATATCAGGAAAAAATTTGTTCTCACTACAGTCTACAACCTACACACTTCTGCAAGCATCTGGGCAGCACTAATTGGAGCATCAGTACCACACTAGAGTACATAAAAGCAAATGTGAGGATCAAAGCATGTAGATAAAGAATATTATAAGCAGAACTGGGTAAGCACCATACCATCAATGAATCAAGAGTTCCTAGACCAAGAACCAACGGATTACAAGTGCAGATGGAATACCAAGACAAAAGTATAATTAGTAGATGGATAACAAAGTAAGAGTGCATTAGtttctaatatttaaaaagaagtGATTTACAAGTTGATTTTTTATACTGTTGAAAAAACTGAAAACTAAGGATGTGTTTGGTTTgcattttcattttctgttttcatttttAATGCTTTCTATTTTCAGAATTTTGCGACGAAAAGAGAGAACAAGAGGTGAAAACTACAGAAAacattgttttattattttcactgttctcttcttttccttcccaaaattttcaaaacagAACACACGGaagataaaaacagaaaatgaaaatgcAAACCAACTGCAATCTAATTTTCATAAAAGCTGCTCTACAGGAAACATAATTTGttgaagttatgatcatttttatattttccaACATATAAAAGGTTATTTTTAGCCCAAAAAATGTTGAGACAGATGCacccaatatatatataatccaaAATTCCGTTAATTTTGACAAGGTTTGCAAGTGATACCTTTATCAATGACACCATCAAAAGATTCATCCAGAAAGAAGCTCATATCCCTAACATCCATCTGCATGTCTATTCATGAAGGAAACTTAGAAACAGAGTTTCACAGCTCTTGTATTCAGttaagaaaatgaaaataatgcgattgattacttgattgataagataaagatagtacATTTGAGCTGAGGGATGTGATCATATTTTGTTCTCATCATGTGAATGGCAACCGATGAGATATCAATATTAGTGATGCTCTCATAACCATCCTTGACCATATCCTCTGACATCACTGCAAAACACATTACACCAGTTTTCTCCATCTAAATTTCTCAACttatatcaaataatttatCAACAGAGGCAAAATATATAGAATTTAACACGTAGTAGTAATGATAGCAAATGTAGCAAATGAATCTAATGAATGAGAGTGTTGGAGATTAGAAAAGCCCTAAGAATGAATTGGGGGAAATAGAATAGAAGAGGAATGAGGACGGACCAGCATTGCCGCAACCAACCATGAGGACGGTGGAATTGGGAGGAGGGATGTAAGTACGGACGAAGGGTCTGAGAGCAGAGTAGCGTTGATACCAGTCAAAGGAGCCACCTTCTTGGACGTAGCGTGCGTCCCAGTAGAGGGCATCACCGTAATTGTACGTATTGCAGCTCGATACGTCCCTGAACATGTTTATGCTTGAAAGTGGCaacctcctccttctttttctctctctctctctctctgagaTATGGGGtgggtggtggtggtggctTGGACTTTGGAGAAGGAACTGAGCGACTGAGCGTGCTCTCTTGTGGGCCTTTTTTTACTTGCTGTAAACTCTTTTAAAGTTAACACCAAAAGCGTCGGCTCATTAATTTAAATATGGCTTTGAAGGTGGTGTTTTCCTTCTTTATGGAGGAAATATGTGTTTTACGTCTAGGTGGGCGTTTGAGGTGAAGGCCACCACGCAGGGGGCGGGGTGCAGGATACACGTGGAGGGCGGGAAGTTGACGTGGCAGCATGTGGTTGGAGGAAGAGGGTTTTACGTGGGGGGCGTGATGACGTCAGCACGCGGGGGGCGTGCTGACGTGGGCCTATCACGTAGGGGGCGTGATGAATCAGCACGCGGGGGCGTTTTGACACGTGGCAAGCTGTGATTGGATGAGAGAATCATTACGTGGGGGGCGTGGTGAAAGCTATCCTCTATATAAGGCAGTGCTCCGGTTCATTTTCATTCTGAGTAAGAGTGTATGAGTGTTCTTTGAGTGTTTCTGAAGAGTAATGGAGGGTACTGCAAATTTGGTGGTGTATCGCAACGGTGAGATAATACGTAATACTCATGAGGGAGTTCGGTTTGTGTGCCAAAATCCGTTTTCGTTTGTGGTTCCATGCACGATGACGTTAATGGAGCTTCAGAATGGTCTCTGTCAAAGCATGGAGAACAATACGTCAATGAGAGTGAGCAGAATACTGTACCGGAATTCGGTTATAGTTTTTGGTGGTTTAATACAGTTTGATACCATGCCAATCACAGACGAAGTGAGTATGCAGAATATGTTTCAAATTCACCGGCAGACTCAGATGCGACAGCCACAGATTGAGCtgtatgttgagtttgaaaCCGTAGAGGCGGAAGGGACTCAAAATGATTTAGAGGTGGCGGATGATAGAAACGCAGTGTATGAGGGAATGAATAGTGACAGTGACGAGGACTTCGAAGCCACTTATGAAGCCGGAGATGAGGATGAGGATGGTGATGTGGGAGTTGAGACAGCAGCGGAGAATGTAGTGGTTCATCCCTCGACCAGTCAACCGATGAACGTGCCAAGTTTTATGCGTGAGGTGGATCTCGACGCCATGCATGCACCGGAGTTTCCGGAATATTCAAACATAGGTGCGTGATGATTAAATAATACGTTGTTGTTAATTTATGCATTGGATTAATTAGTAAAGGACGATTTCTACTTTCTGTAGGCGTTGCTAATCCTGAGGATGGAGAGTTTCGGATTGGAATGGAATATGGTTCTAGAAAGACGGTCGTGGCAGCAATTAGAAGTTACACTATCGCTAGAGGAGTTGACTACGACGTGTATGAGTCTGAGCCACAGACCTTCTATGCAAAGTGCAAGATGTATGCGCGCGGGTGCGATTGGCTTATCCGAGCCAGCTTGATAAGGAAAAAAGGTTGTTGGGAGATACGCAGATACAACGGTCGGCACACGTGCTCAATGGGAATGATTTCACAGGATCATTCGAAATTGGACTCGGATACAGTTGCGGAGGCTATAAGGCCATTGGTCGAGACTGACCCGTCCATCAAGGTGAAATCTATAATAGCCGAAGTCCAGTCAAGGTTCAACTATACCATCAGTTACCGAAAGGCTTGGTTGGCAAAGCAGAAATCCATAGCAAAGGTTTTCGGTGATTGGGAGGAGAGTTACcaagccttgccatggtggctCTCGGTTATGGTTCAGAAGATGCCTGGGTCAGTTGTCCAAATAGAAACACGACCACTGTTCAACGGGAATGAGGAGGCGCAAGGGGTAAAAATACTCCATCGCGTATTCTGGAGTTTCAATCCATGTATTAGGGCATTCAGGCATTGCAAGCCCCTAGTTCAGGTTGATGGCACACACCTATATGGCAAGTACAAAGGTACACTTCTGGTCGCTGTTGCACAAGACGGGAACCAGAACATTGTGCCTATCGCTTTTGCCTTGGTGGAAGGGGAGACAGCCGACGCGTGGCACTTCTTTCTTAGAAATCTGCGAATGCATGTTGTAAGAAAAGATGGTGTGGGAATGATCTCAGACCGGCATGAGTCAATTCGGGCAGCAGTGAATCGTTCCGGAGGTGACTGGCAACCTCCAAGGGCATGGTGGATGTTTTGTATAAGGCACATCGGCAGCAACTTCCTACGAGCATTCAAAGTCCCTCACTTGCAAAAGCTTGTGGTCAACATCGGGTATTCAAGAACGGTGGAGGAGTATAACATCAACTATAAAAGGTTGGAAGAGCGAGGCGAGGCATATGCCAGGTGGTGCGACGACATCGGACTTAGACATTGGGTACTGGCGTTCGACGAGGGACATCGATGGGGCCATATGACGACGAACCTTGTCGAGTGCATTAACTCAGTGTTAAAGGGTGCTCGTAATTTACCTGTGTTGGCACTAGTCCGAGCAACATATTATCGGCTAAATGAACTTTTTACGCGGAAGAGTGCCGAGAGTCACGAACGCAAGCGTGCTGGATTTACCTATTCCGCATTTGCACAACAGCGGATTGAGGCAAATATGCATCAGGCTGGGAATATAGTTGTGCACCGGTTTGACAGACG is a window from the Arachis stenosperma cultivar V10309 chromosome 3, arast.V10309.gnm1.PFL2, whole genome shotgun sequence genome containing:
- the LOC130967748 gene encoding uncharacterized protein LOC130967748 — encoded protein: MFRDVSSCNTYNYGDALYWDARYVQEGGSFDWYQRYSALRPFVRTYIPPPNSTVLMVGCGNAVMSEDMVKDGYESITNIDISSVAIHMMRTKYDHIPQLKYMQMDVRDMSFFLDESFDGVIDKGTLDSLMCGTDAPISAAQMLAEVCRVLKPGGTYMLITYGDPTVRMPHINRPVYNWKISLYNIPRPGFQKPESTSSSRKSYLDPIPLTEKGLLPPDFILEDPDSHYIYVCRKNNTEMDNIPPYRLTADIL
- the LOC130965606 gene encoding uncharacterized protein LOC130965606; protein product: MEGTANLVVYRNGEIIRNTHEGVRFVCQNPFSFVVPCTMTLMELQNGLCQSMENNTSMRVSRILYRNSVIVFGGLIQFDTMPITDEVSMQNMFQIHRQTQMRQPQIELYVEFETVEAEGTQNDLEVADDRNAVYEGMNSDSDEDFEATYEAGDEDEDGDVGVETAAENVVVHPSTSQPMNVPSFMREVDLDAMHAPEFPEYSNIGVANPEDGEFRIGMEYGSRKTVVAAIRSYTIARGVDYDVYESEPQTFYAKCKMYARGCDWLIRASLIRKKGCWEIRRYNGRHTCSMGMISQDHSKLDSDTVAEAIRPLVETDPSIKVKSIIAEVQSRFNYTISYRKAWLAKQKSIAKVFGDWEESYQALPWWLSVMVQKMPGSVVQIETRPLFNGNEEAQGVKILHRVFWSFNPCIRAFRHCKPLVQVDGTHLYGKYKGTLLVAVAQDGNQNIVPIAFALVEGETADAWHFFLRNLRMHVVRKDGVGMISDRHESIRAAVNRSGGDWQPPRAWWMFCIRHIGSNFLRAFKVPHLQKLVVNIGYSRTVEEYNINYKRLEERGEAYARWCDDIGLRHWVLAFDEGHRWGHMTTNLVECINSVLKGARNLPVLALVRATYYRLNELFTRKSAESHERKRAGFTYSAFAQQRIEANMHQAGNIVVHRFDRRNEVFEVREMTSGKVLVVDLARRRCDCRHFQVERIPCRHVIACCANQRLDWQLYVHDVYKMTEIRKVYRFEFTPLGDAETWPDYEGPTLVANPALRRTSKGRPKLTRYLNEMDSRDMRGPRICRLCGAQGHSRSRCPQRPGPSGAGV